One Aneurinibacillus migulanus genomic region harbors:
- the htpX gene encoding protease HtpX, whose protein sequence is MFKRIGLFLLVNGLVIVTIGIVTSLLGVRGYITKEGIDFSALLIFSAVVGFSGALISLGLSRIMAKWAMGVRVIDPNGPMHPIEKALLDEVYSLSRKAGLKVMPEVGIYDSPEVNAFATGPSKNRSLVAVSSGLLERMDDDAVSGVLAHEVAHIANGDMVTMTLLQGVINTFVVFLSRICAYIASRFVKEEVAPIVHFIAVIIFDILFSILGSMVAMAFSRYREYRADAGGAQLAGKEKMIHALQSLQHTVQLVDTEQKSVAAFKISGKKGGFLGLFASHPDLDDRIARLQAGR, encoded by the coding sequence ATGTTTAAGCGAATTGGTTTGTTTCTGTTAGTTAACGGGTTGGTCATTGTCACGATTGGCATTGTCACCAGCTTGTTGGGTGTTCGAGGGTACATTACCAAAGAGGGGATTGATTTCAGTGCCCTGCTAATTTTTAGCGCTGTTGTAGGTTTCTCAGGGGCGTTAATATCGCTTGGTTTGTCAAGAATCATGGCAAAATGGGCAATGGGTGTACGTGTAATCGATCCGAATGGGCCGATGCACCCTATCGAGAAGGCACTGCTCGATGAAGTATATAGCTTATCGCGTAAAGCAGGGCTGAAAGTGATGCCGGAAGTGGGAATTTATGATTCACCAGAGGTTAATGCTTTTGCGACCGGGCCATCCAAAAATCGCTCGCTGGTGGCTGTATCCAGTGGCTTGCTTGAGCGGATGGATGATGATGCAGTATCTGGCGTGCTGGCACATGAAGTCGCCCATATTGCCAACGGCGACATGGTTACTATGACGCTGCTGCAGGGGGTAATCAACACGTTTGTCGTGTTCCTGTCCCGTATTTGTGCGTATATCGCTTCTCGTTTTGTTAAGGAAGAAGTGGCACCGATCGTTCATTTTATTGCCGTTATCATATTTGATATTCTATTCTCGATATTGGGCAGCATGGTTGCCATGGCTTTCTCCCGATATCGTGAATATCGCGCGGATGCAGGCGGTGCACAACTTGCTGGTAAAGAAAAGATGATTCATGCATTGCAATCATTACAGCATACAGTTCAATTAGTGGATACAGAACAGAAGTCAGTAGCCGCCTTTAAAATCAGCGGGAAAAAAGGTGGGTTCCTCGGTTTGTTTGCCAGCCATCCGGATTTGGATGATCGGATTGCGCGTTTACAAGCTGGAAGATAA
- a CDS encoding thermonuclease family protein, producing the protein MKRKIGWILAVFLVTVWALTACAIQEDGKQETRALVDISGKKLQKATVTRVVDGDTFVAKVGGKEHKVRLILVDTPESKAPNRPKGYLGEEAKQYTMERLEGKEVWLEKDVQSNDRYGRWLRYVYVDVDGGKGEFFNGTLVRSGLARLATFPPNVKYVEQIRKWQTEARNAERGVWKNIKEAFPDRKVEK; encoded by the coding sequence ATGAAACGCAAAATAGGATGGATACTTGCTGTTTTTCTTGTAACGGTATGGGCATTAACTGCCTGTGCCATACAGGAGGATGGAAAACAGGAAACGAGGGCTCTGGTAGATATAAGTGGGAAAAAATTACAAAAGGCGACCGTAACGAGAGTGGTAGATGGAGATACGTTCGTGGCGAAAGTAGGAGGAAAAGAGCATAAGGTTCGCCTGATTCTTGTAGATACTCCAGAATCAAAAGCGCCCAACCGCCCGAAAGGTTATCTAGGCGAAGAAGCGAAGCAGTATACGATGGAACGCCTGGAAGGAAAAGAAGTATGGCTTGAGAAGGATGTGCAATCCAACGACCGATATGGACGATGGCTGCGTTATGTATATGTGGATGTAGACGGAGGGAAAGGAGAATTTTTTAATGGTACGCTCGTGCGTAGTGGTCTGGCGCGTCTGGCCACCTTCCCGCCTAACGTGAAATATGTAGAACAAATTCGCAAATGGCAAACGGAAGCGAGGAATGCAGAGCGTGGAGTATGGAAGAATATCAAGGAGGCCTTTCCAGATCGAAAAGTAGAGAAATAA
- a CDS encoding sporulation protein codes for MFKKFMAKIGIGSAKVDLVLRGSEYTLGDAIEGELVLQGGAVEQYINKVDVQFMLALRTKKNEHRRAMATIPFDCRFMLGAGERKTLPFMYQLPKDLLISSHAVAYYFTTNLDIAAGVDSQDNDYIRVNPPTRFTNIITAFEELGLREKHDSRAFDGYAQEFEFFPTAFLQGSVREVEFIAAIEEEQIRLLLELDIPSFSREMEVKREVVLSNELLADVARLRDYLQQMMEEMIENPNAYLQQRHMMGYGHGHQHRHSGFGGAMGGFAAGILGGLVLSELMDGMMGDTEETEGAFDGGEEGGGDGGFFGDMFGGGDE; via the coding sequence ATGTTTAAAAAATTCATGGCAAAGATAGGAATCGGTTCAGCAAAGGTCGATTTGGTGTTGCGTGGAAGTGAATATACTCTGGGCGATGCTATAGAGGGTGAATTGGTGCTTCAGGGCGGAGCTGTAGAGCAATACATCAACAAAGTTGATGTACAGTTCATGCTGGCACTGCGCACAAAGAAAAATGAACATCGACGGGCGATGGCTACGATTCCTTTCGACTGCCGTTTTATGCTTGGTGCAGGTGAAAGAAAGACACTTCCATTCATGTACCAGTTACCGAAGGATTTACTTATTTCCAGTCACGCGGTGGCCTATTATTTTACGACAAATCTGGATATCGCGGCGGGAGTGGACAGTCAGGATAATGATTATATTCGTGTTAATCCGCCGACACGTTTTACTAACATCATTACAGCTTTTGAAGAATTGGGTCTGCGAGAAAAGCATGACTCACGTGCATTTGATGGATATGCGCAAGAGTTCGAGTTTTTCCCCACAGCATTCCTGCAAGGCAGCGTAAGGGAAGTAGAATTCATCGCCGCTATCGAAGAAGAGCAAATCCGCCTGTTGCTTGAGCTGGATATACCTTCCTTTAGTCGGGAAATGGAAGTAAAGCGGGAAGTTGTTTTGTCTAATGAATTGCTAGCTGATGTTGCGCGTTTACGGGACTACTTACAGCAAATGATGGAGGAAATGATCGAAAATCCGAATGCGTACCTTCAGCAGCGTCATATGATGGGATATGGGCACGGACACCAGCATCGTCATAGCGGTTTCGGAGGAGCTATGGGTGGATTTGCAGCTGGTATACTGGGTGGTCTGGTATTGTCAGAGTTGATGGATGGAATGATGGGTGATACGGAAGAAACAGAGGGTGCATTTGACGGCGGTGAAGAAGGCGGCGGAGACGGTGGTTTCTTTGGTGATATGTTTGGCGGCGGAGACGAATAA
- a CDS encoding hemolysin family protein, with protein MDGVISWLLVALLFVTTAGLAIRLFNIKSADRHIRSEEELRLMLAQSLDNGEINPTKYAYVNNIFKFGARVAREIMVPRTEMVCLYADKSLEESLLTIRTEGFTRYPVAGEDKDRILGVVHAKELFIKYLEDRNLMLMDVMRPALFVNEAAPLEKLLEEMRERRTSIAVLIDEYGGTAGMVTMEDILEEIVGEIHDEFDSHERSPVEELGPHHYLLDNKVLLSEVAELTGVTPEDGFDTIGGWVAARIREVREGMYIECAQWRFTIKKMEGLQIKWLEAKRIGMTEDRTEGT; from the coding sequence ATGGATGGTGTCATAAGTTGGTTGCTTGTCGCTTTGCTTTTTGTCACCACAGCGGGATTGGCTATTCGCCTGTTTAACATAAAATCTGCGGACAGGCACATCCGTTCGGAGGAAGAGCTTCGCCTTATGCTGGCGCAAAGCCTAGATAATGGCGAAATTAATCCTACGAAATATGCGTATGTGAACAATATCTTTAAATTCGGCGCTCGGGTGGCGCGGGAGATTATGGTGCCACGTACAGAGATGGTATGTCTGTATGCGGACAAGAGTCTTGAAGAGAGTCTGCTTACGATTCGGACAGAAGGCTTTACACGTTACCCGGTTGCAGGCGAAGACAAAGACCGTATTCTTGGCGTGGTGCATGCGAAGGAGTTATTTATCAAATATCTTGAAGACAGGAACCTCATGCTTATGGATGTGATGCGTCCTGCCTTGTTCGTAAATGAAGCGGCTCCACTGGAGAAGCTACTGGAAGAGATGCGGGAGAGGCGAACTTCGATTGCCGTTCTCATCGATGAATACGGTGGGACGGCGGGCATGGTTACAATGGAAGATATTCTAGAAGAAATCGTAGGCGAGATTCATGATGAGTTCGATTCGCATGAGCGCTCGCCTGTAGAAGAACTCGGTCCCCATCATTACTTGTTGGATAATAAGGTATTACTTTCAGAAGTGGCGGAGTTGACGGGGGTTACACCCGAAGACGGTTTCGACACGATAGGAGGATGGGTTGCCGCCCGCATACGTGAAGTTCGAGAAGGCATGTATATCGAATGCGCTCAGTGGCGGTTTACGATTAAGAAGATGGAAGGGCTGCAGATTAAGTGGCTCGAAGCAAAAAGGATCGGGATGACAGAGGACAGAACGGAAGGGACATAA
- a CDS encoding TetR/AcrR family transcriptional regulator, with product MTQSVNTNPSFQLLLSVTEQTILELGCNKTTLQEIMNRTGLSKGAIYHYVKSKDELFSFILEARMQGINERFHAAVNQAKLGELAGPLQAITEGLIPQITDEKDVSNIVFVYLLSRRDDPHIQEILQRIHRYSLDLAVKWIEIGQQYQAIPEHVDAYAVASSFLLYVYGLRVQRIIEPNASKVDDKHLFELFYQTLRVTQNEKN from the coding sequence ATGACACAATCTGTAAACACAAATCCGAGCTTTCAACTCCTCCTCTCGGTTACTGAGCAGACCATTCTGGAGCTTGGATGCAATAAAACAACACTACAGGAAATTATGAATCGCACTGGCCTTTCCAAAGGCGCCATTTATCATTATGTTAAAAGCAAGGACGAACTTTTCAGCTTTATCCTAGAAGCCAGGATGCAGGGCATAAACGAGAGATTTCACGCAGCTGTAAATCAGGCAAAACTCGGTGAGTTGGCAGGACCCTTGCAAGCCATTACCGAAGGTCTTATTCCACAAATTACCGACGAAAAAGATGTTTCCAATATTGTCTTCGTTTATTTGCTAAGCAGACGGGACGACCCGCATATTCAAGAAATATTACAACGAATCCATCGATATTCATTAGATCTGGCTGTAAAATGGATTGAAATCGGACAACAGTACCAGGCGATTCCTGAGCATGTAGACGCGTATGCGGTTGCTTCTTCTTTCCTGCTCTATGTCTACGGACTGCGTGTTCAGCGAATAATCGAACCAAACGCTTCAAAAGTAGATGACAAGCACCTGTTTGAACTTTTCTATCAAACCTTACGTGTTACTCAAAACGAAAAGAATTAA
- a CDS encoding phytoene desaturase family protein gives MKTLGLILLDFIPLIVALLVSPRWLGCTVALVIAVLLLTIQVRHKRVKTLTLINTIYFLTAAIVIFLVPGVPVLEYGQVTIYLILAISTVLSICSSQPFTLQYAKETTPEAVWSHPLFLTINRVLTGVWASLFSLSTLFAILTALRILPLEIGIVTANIWSIIGVAANMILPKYMQQRYAAKMQQPEAPELKWEPFVAPQTPAEQNEYDVLVVGSGIGGLTAAVELAGKGAKVLVLEQHYLIGGACTTYTRRGGFKFEAGVESISGLGETGPLRHLLQRHGLEEEITWLRNTYEFREGGERFIIPHDYTGWRDQLAERFPEEKEGIYALFAELKACFEEMYTVFMPDRIVPHIPQTVEEMNAYAEQNPHYLRWKDREWRELLDAFVQNQAVRQQVSILTGYVGDKGERTSANSMIALMGYFIVGGYRPAGGSGKLAMKLAEKLKQYGGDIRISTDVTEITVEDNRVTGVQTKNGAYKAPIVISNADPRVTYEQLVGLSRLPQAYREKVGKLEPSMSLFVWSAAVDTKFCTHRLIHYTLPQPIRLSSMDIVFERAGVHSASSLDSSLAPYGKSTVTINLITKAQAGIYVAMTEKEYQALKSEIDAICRQILEQIDREAASNILFSEVATPKTMERYMRTYEGSVYSIKRQMMDGEFPYAKSPIEGLYLTGAGVGYGPGIEAVVISGGDVAERLTPYFESRSAGQNTA, from the coding sequence ATGAAAACATTAGGATTGATTCTGCTTGACTTTATTCCGCTAATTGTAGCGTTGCTTGTCAGTCCCCGCTGGCTTGGCTGCACTGTTGCTCTGGTTATTGCGGTGCTTTTGCTGACTATTCAGGTACGGCATAAGAGAGTCAAGACGTTAACCCTCATCAATACGATTTATTTTTTGACGGCTGCAATTGTTATCTTTCTCGTTCCGGGGGTACCCGTATTGGAATACGGCCAGGTCACCATCTATCTTATTCTTGCCATTTCTACGGTGCTGTCTATATGTTCCTCGCAGCCTTTTACATTGCAGTATGCTAAAGAAACCACCCCGGAAGCGGTATGGAGCCATCCGTTGTTTCTGACGATTAATCGTGTTCTTACCGGTGTATGGGCTTCTCTTTTTTCGCTGTCGACCCTGTTCGCCATCCTCACTGCACTGAGGATATTGCCTTTGGAAATCGGCATAGTAACAGCGAATATATGGTCGATTATTGGTGTGGCTGCCAACATGATTCTGCCAAAGTATATGCAGCAGAGATACGCTGCAAAAATGCAGCAGCCGGAAGCACCAGAGCTGAAATGGGAGCCTTTTGTAGCTCCGCAAACGCCTGCAGAACAAAACGAATACGATGTACTTGTCGTCGGTTCAGGCATCGGTGGATTAACGGCGGCAGTTGAGTTGGCGGGAAAAGGGGCGAAGGTGCTCGTATTGGAACAGCACTACTTAATCGGTGGTGCGTGTACTACATATACCCGTCGGGGAGGCTTTAAGTTCGAAGCAGGTGTAGAGTCGATTAGCGGACTGGGAGAGACTGGCCCGTTACGTCACCTGCTACAGCGACATGGATTGGAAGAAGAAATAACATGGTTGAGAAATACGTATGAATTTCGGGAAGGGGGTGAACGTTTTATCATTCCGCATGATTATACCGGTTGGCGTGATCAATTAGCTGAGCGGTTTCCAGAGGAGAAGGAAGGCATTTATGCTTTATTTGCGGAATTGAAAGCCTGCTTTGAAGAGATGTACACCGTTTTTATGCCGGATCGGATCGTTCCACATATTCCACAAACAGTAGAGGAAATGAACGCATACGCCGAACAGAATCCGCACTACTTACGCTGGAAGGACAGGGAGTGGCGTGAGCTGCTCGATGCGTTTGTTCAAAATCAAGCAGTACGTCAGCAAGTATCAATACTGACAGGATATGTTGGTGATAAGGGAGAGAGAACATCCGCGAATAGTATGATCGCATTGATGGGGTATTTCATCGTAGGAGGCTATCGACCTGCAGGCGGCTCAGGAAAGCTGGCGATGAAGCTTGCAGAGAAGTTAAAGCAGTATGGGGGCGACATACGGATTTCTACAGATGTAACAGAGATTACAGTAGAAGATAACCGGGTCACCGGCGTTCAAACGAAAAACGGGGCTTACAAAGCTCCTATCGTTATCTCGAATGCTGATCCACGTGTAACGTATGAGCAACTTGTTGGCTTATCGCGTTTACCCCAGGCCTATAGAGAGAAGGTAGGAAAGCTCGAACCTTCGATGTCTTTATTTGTATGGAGCGCGGCGGTAGATACGAAGTTCTGCACGCATCGGCTGATTCATTATACACTTCCACAGCCCATTCGACTTTCAAGCATGGATATTGTTTTTGAGAGAGCAGGCGTTCATTCTGCTTCATCACTGGATTCCTCGCTTGCGCCTTATGGAAAAAGCACGGTCACCATTAATCTTATTACGAAAGCGCAAGCCGGCATCTATGTAGCAATGACGGAAAAAGAATACCAGGCGCTAAAAAGTGAGATTGACGCGATATGTCGTCAAATTCTTGAGCAAATTGATAGGGAGGCGGCGTCCAATATTTTATTCTCGGAAGTTGCTACGCCGAAAACGATGGAAAGATATATGCGAACATATGAAGGTTCGGTTTATAGCATAAAGCGGCAAATGATGGACGGTGAATTCCCTTATGCAAAATCTCCGATTGAAGGGCTGTATCTGACCGGAGCAGGCGTCGGATATGGGCCTGGTATTGAAGCGGTAGTCATTAGCGGCGGAGATGTGGCTGAGCGGCTTACCCCATACTTTGAATCCCGAAGCGCAGGTCAGAATACGGCATAA
- a CDS encoding thiol-disulfide oxidoreductase DCC family protein, giving the protein MTENSHAEEDYEQQAVLLFDGVCNLCSQAVLFIIPRDPEGTVHFASLQSDTGQRLLTWHGLSPDKLDTIVLIEAGKSYIKSTAALKIAQKLYRLWPLLYVFIIIPRPLRDAVYDWIARNRYRWFGKKEQCLMPTPAIRERFLN; this is encoded by the coding sequence ATGACTGAAAATAGTCATGCAGAAGAAGACTACGAACAACAAGCTGTGCTGCTGTTTGATGGTGTATGCAATCTCTGTAGCCAGGCTGTGCTCTTCATTATTCCGCGTGATCCGGAAGGTACTGTCCATTTCGCCTCCTTGCAATCCGATACCGGACAGCGTCTGCTGACCTGGCACGGACTTTCCCCTGATAAGCTCGATACAATTGTCCTAATCGAAGCAGGTAAATCGTATATCAAATCAACCGCCGCGCTCAAAATCGCTCAGAAGTTGTATCGGCTCTGGCCCTTGCTCTACGTATTCATCATTATCCCCCGCCCTTTACGGGATGCAGTATATGATTGGATCGCACGAAATCGTTACCGCTGGTTCGGCAAGAAAGAACAATGCCTGATGCCAACGCCTGCAATTCGGGAGCGATTCCTGAACTAG
- a CDS encoding ABC transporter permease: MSNLIRLVRNENMKMYRRISSWILIAVLILLTVGVGLLLRYDSSSGNNEQWRSKLASESKEIQEVLQKEQNIPQFQKTQMEKELKIYQYRLDHNFGPSVWNGVKATSSLMSFVTLSAVVIAGGIVASEYNWGTIKLLLIRPQNRTKILLSKYVATMGYALLMIIILLSTSFITNGLLFGFQEIEQPYLYVAQNGTVQEGNMLVNILQTYGLSSVEMIMVVTFAFMMSVVFRSSALAIGLSLFIMFISQPLIQFLSKFNWVKYYLFANTNLSMYLEGTPLIPGMTLTFSLIVLAGYFLVFIFISWFVFKKRDVAA; this comes from the coding sequence TTGTCTAATCTAATTCGCCTCGTTCGAAACGAAAACATGAAGATGTACCGACGTATCAGCTCCTGGATATTAATTGCTGTCCTTATTCTTTTAACAGTCGGTGTAGGCCTACTCTTACGATACGATAGTTCATCCGGAAACAATGAACAATGGAGGAGTAAGCTTGCTTCAGAGAGTAAGGAAATACAGGAAGTGTTACAAAAGGAGCAAAACATACCGCAATTTCAAAAAACACAGATGGAAAAAGAATTGAAAATCTATCAATATCGCCTGGATCATAATTTCGGTCCTAGTGTATGGAATGGGGTAAAGGCGACATCTTCTCTTATGTCATTTGTGACTCTCTCTGCTGTAGTCATTGCTGGAGGGATTGTAGCTAGTGAATACAATTGGGGTACGATTAAACTCTTGTTAATTCGGCCGCAAAACCGGACAAAAATTTTATTATCAAAGTATGTAGCAACAATGGGATATGCCCTACTCATGATTATTATTTTACTTTCCACGTCTTTTATAACGAATGGCCTCTTGTTCGGATTTCAAGAAATAGAACAACCTTATCTTTATGTAGCGCAGAATGGTACCGTTCAGGAAGGAAACATGCTTGTTAACATTCTACAAACGTATGGCCTTTCCTCAGTTGAAATGATTATGGTTGTTACATTTGCTTTCATGATGTCTGTTGTGTTCCGAAGCAGCGCTTTGGCTATCGGACTATCATTATTTATCATGTTTATCAGCCAGCCGTTAATTCAGTTTTTAAGCAAATTCAATTGGGTCAAATATTATCTTTTCGCAAATACGAATCTCTCTATGTATCTTGAAGGAACTCCACTGATTCCCGGAATGACACTCACGTTTTCACTTATCGTACTAGCGGGCTACTTCCTTGTGTTTATCTTTATCTCATGGTTTGTTTTTAAGAAGCGGGATGTAGCCGCCTGA
- a CDS encoding ABC transporter ATP-binding protein, with the protein MVSEQTVIQIRNLTKKIGRKKLVDSLTFDIKRGEVFGFLGPNGAGKTTTIRMMVGLMSATKGEVIIEGKSIAHEFEQAIQHVGAIVENPEMYKFLTGYQNLVHFANMVPGGIKKERIKEVVELVGLESRIRHKVKTYSLGMRQRLGVAQALLHKPSVLILDEPTNGLDPSGIRELRDYLRNLAQNEGISIIVSSHLLSEMELMCDRIAIIQNGKLIDVKRITELVQNNEEEITAIFTVDQSQIAIELVKKHMVNAYISMTENGFQIMIERERIPDIITLLTDNCVRIYEVKHITKTLEDKFLEMTEGEKIV; encoded by the coding sequence ATGGTTTCTGAACAAACGGTAATTCAAATTCGAAACCTCACAAAAAAGATAGGCAGAAAAAAACTGGTAGATTCATTAACATTTGATATTAAAAGAGGAGAAGTATTCGGTTTTTTAGGCCCAAATGGCGCAGGTAAAACGACAACAATTCGAATGATGGTCGGGCTTATGTCCGCTACAAAAGGTGAAGTCATCATAGAAGGAAAAAGCATTGCGCACGAGTTCGAACAAGCGATTCAACATGTGGGAGCCATCGTAGAAAACCCAGAGATGTACAAATTTCTCACAGGCTATCAGAATCTTGTTCACTTTGCCAACATGGTTCCAGGCGGTATAAAAAAAGAACGGATTAAAGAAGTCGTCGAACTGGTAGGCTTGGAGAGCCGCATTCGCCATAAGGTAAAAACATACTCCCTGGGAATGCGACAGCGCCTCGGAGTAGCCCAAGCTTTGCTTCACAAGCCTTCCGTTCTTATTCTGGACGAGCCAACGAATGGATTGGATCCCTCAGGTATTCGCGAGCTACGGGATTATTTGCGTAACCTAGCACAAAACGAGGGAATCTCTATTATCGTATCAAGCCACTTATTGTCCGAAATGGAACTCATGTGTGATCGAATTGCTATTATACAAAATGGAAAACTTATAGATGTAAAACGAATCACTGAACTTGTTCAAAATAACGAAGAAGAAATAACAGCTATATTTACAGTTGATCAATCACAAATAGCAATCGAACTAGTGAAAAAACATATGGTTAACGCCTACATCAGCATGACGGAAAATGGCTTTCAAATAATGATTGAGAGAGAAAGAATACCAGATATCATCACCCTCCTTACAGATAATTGTGTGCGTATCTATGAAGTCAAACACATAACAAAAACATTAGAAGACAAATTCCTTGAAATGACGGAGGGTGAAAAAATTGTCTAA
- a CDS encoding nitroreductase family protein, which translates to MHYPDFKEIILGRRSVRKFTDQPVDMEDIKEIIDCARYAPSDTNSQTWEFIVILNKEKINEISEMTWEELHKIADSAKERGLEKEARLLTRSFGPYATAFTGAPALIVCLAPPYTSKFREKIFDPIMISEPSFWDEEGIKSSCLASQNLMLAAHAKGLATCAMTGPVLLAQHRMREYLQISPEKQINMVIALGHPSETPPRLPRKPVEDILHIIE; encoded by the coding sequence ATGCATTATCCCGATTTTAAGGAAATTATTCTAGGGCGCCGAAGCGTGCGGAAATTCACGGATCAGCCCGTCGATATGGAAGATATAAAGGAAATTATCGATTGCGCCCGCTACGCGCCTAGTGATACGAACTCACAAACATGGGAATTTATTGTGATTTTGAATAAAGAGAAGATTAACGAGATCTCCGAAATGACATGGGAGGAATTGCACAAAATTGCTGATAGTGCAAAAGAGCGCGGCCTGGAGAAGGAAGCTCGCCTTCTGACGCGCTCCTTCGGTCCATACGCGACGGCATTTACTGGTGCGCCAGCGCTCATCGTATGCCTGGCACCTCCATACACATCGAAATTCCGGGAGAAAATCTTTGACCCGATTATGATTAGCGAGCCTTCTTTCTGGGACGAGGAAGGGATTAAAAGCAGTTGTCTCGCATCACAGAACCTAATGCTGGCTGCACATGCTAAAGGATTAGCGACATGTGCCATGACAGGTCCCGTACTGCTTGCTCAGCACCGGATGCGAGAATATCTCCAAATCTCGCCTGAAAAGCAAATCAACATGGTTATCGCGCTGGGCCATCCGTCCGAGACACCGCCTCGCCTACCACGCAAACCAGTGGAAGACATTCTTCACATTATAGAATAA
- a CDS encoding N-acetyldiaminopimelate deacetylase gives MSINAKPFIEIRRELHKIPEPGFAEFKTQRFLLDYLATLPQERIEIKTWRTGILVKIKGSNPSKCLGYRADMDGLPISEETSYEFRSTHPGFMHACGHDMHMSIGLGVLTHFVHNQVKDDLVFIFQPAEEGPGGAQPMLASEEFHEWRPDAIFALHIAPEYPVGTVALKPGILFANTSELFIDLTGKGGHAAFPHTANDMVIAAAHLATQLQSIVSRNIDPLDSAVITIGKIEGGTKQNIIAEKARLEGTIRTLSMESMQKIKSRIEALVRGTEAGFECSAAIDYGSNYCQVYNNEDLTREFMDWVQKNDNATLIECKTAMTGEDFGYFLAEIPGFLFWLGVNTPYGLHHAKIEPNEEAIEVAIRVLTRYLTWKSS, from the coding sequence ATGAGTATAAACGCAAAACCATTTATTGAAATCCGACGAGAGCTTCACAAAATTCCCGAGCCTGGATTCGCCGAATTCAAAACGCAGCGCTTTCTGCTGGATTACCTGGCTACATTGCCACAGGAGCGGATAGAAATCAAAACATGGCGGACCGGCATCCTAGTGAAGATAAAGGGCTCCAACCCAAGCAAGTGCCTGGGATACCGTGCTGATATGGATGGACTCCCCATATCTGAAGAAACCTCCTATGAATTCCGCTCGACCCATCCCGGTTTTATGCATGCCTGCGGTCATGATATGCATATGTCGATCGGTCTCGGCGTGCTAACTCACTTCGTCCATAATCAAGTGAAAGACGACTTAGTTTTCATCTTTCAGCCTGCAGAAGAAGGGCCAGGCGGTGCACAGCCGATGCTTGCGAGCGAAGAATTTCATGAATGGCGTCCGGATGCAATATTCGCCTTGCATATTGCGCCTGAGTACCCGGTTGGCACGGTCGCGTTGAAGCCGGGCATCCTCTTCGCCAACACATCGGAGCTATTTATTGATCTCACCGGCAAAGGAGGGCATGCAGCCTTTCCCCATACAGCGAACGATATGGTTATCGCGGCAGCCCATCTGGCGACACAGCTACAAAGCATCGTCTCTCGCAACATCGATCCGCTTGATTCGGCAGTAATCACCATCGGTAAAATTGAAGGCGGCACCAAACAGAACATCATCGCCGAAAAAGCACGGCTAGAAGGAACCATCCGAACGCTGTCTATGGAATCAATGCAAAAAATTAAATCACGCATCGAAGCATTAGTTCGAGGTACGGAAGCCGGTTTTGAATGCAGTGCAGCTATCGACTACGGCTCCAATTACTGTCAGGTATATAATAATGAAGACCTGACCCGCGAGTTTATGGACTGGGTACAGAAAAATGATAACGCCACCCTAATCGAGTGCAAGACAGCGATGACAGGCGAAGACTTTGGCTACTTCTTAGCAGAGATTCCGGGATTTCTATTCTGGCTTGGGGTCAATACGCCGTACGGGCTGCATCACGCCAAAATCGAACCGAATGAAGAGGCGATCGAAGTAGCGATTCGGGTACTTACACGGTATCTTACATGGAAATCTTCATAA